In one Spirosoma rigui genomic region, the following are encoded:
- a CDS encoding phytanoyl-CoA dioxygenase family protein, protein MKQINVAQRMNLPWVESPFFDDLLQKKDISPQQCQQAIQFNKEGFLLLPQAVDHNLIDRTIREIEGEYPANVGESPARHQDLWKKYPTVRALACQPQLIAVLEMLYGREPIPFQTLNFKFGTQQRAHSDTIHFSSVPVRFMCGVWVALEDTTAQNGPLFYYPRSHRQEEFNYFDIGIEAEENYAEYPRYEDFIEEFMEAKGYQRQEIHMKKGDVLIWSSNLIHGGMPITGGNLSRWSQVTHYYFEGCMYYSPRFSDMFANNLNLRHVVNIATGAVVQHSENGKPIETINTGSFRYAVSHNFTLPILAKELFKKMIGRKPF, encoded by the coding sequence ATGAAACAAATCAATGTTGCTCAGCGAATGAACCTGCCGTGGGTTGAATCCCCTTTTTTTGACGACTTACTACAAAAAAAAGATATCTCCCCCCAACAGTGCCAGCAGGCTATACAATTTAACAAAGAGGGTTTCCTGCTGCTACCGCAAGCGGTCGATCATAACCTGATCGATCGCACAATTCGTGAAATTGAGGGCGAGTACCCGGCGAACGTTGGCGAAAGCCCAGCCCGTCACCAGGACCTGTGGAAAAAATACCCTACTGTCCGTGCATTGGCCTGTCAGCCCCAGTTAATAGCTGTTCTCGAAATGCTTTACGGCCGGGAGCCGATTCCTTTTCAGACACTCAATTTTAAATTTGGCACCCAGCAGCGGGCCCATTCCGATACAATTCATTTCAGCAGTGTTCCTGTACGGTTTATGTGCGGAGTCTGGGTAGCGCTGGAAGACACCACGGCCCAGAACGGCCCCTTGTTTTACTATCCACGCTCCCATCGCCAGGAGGAGTTCAACTATTTCGATATTGGGATCGAAGCAGAAGAAAATTACGCTGAGTATCCCCGCTACGAAGATTTCATTGAGGAGTTCATGGAAGCCAAAGGCTACCAGCGGCAGGAGATTCACATGAAGAAAGGGGATGTGCTTATCTGGTCATCCAACCTCATTCACGGCGGCATGCCGATTACGGGCGGAAATCTCAGCCGCTGGTCGCAGGTGACGCACTATTACTTCGAGGGGTGCATGTATTATTCACCCCGCTTTTCGGATATGTTTGCCAATAATCTCAACCTGCGGCATGTGGTCAATATTGCCACCGGCGCGGTTGTACAGCACAGTGAGAACGGGAAACCAATCGAGACGATAAATACCGGTAGTTTCCGATACGCAGTTAGCCACAACTTCACCCTCCCCATACTAGCCAAGGAGCTGTTCAAAAAAATGATCGGCAGAAAACCTTTTTGA
- the carB gene encoding carbamoyl-phosphate synthase large subunit, with amino-acid sequence MPKNTAIRSVLIIGSGPIVIGQACEFDYAGSQAARSIREEGIEVALINSNPATIMTDPINADYVYLLPLEKKSIIEILKKHQEMGKPIDAVLPTMGGQTALNLAIDCDKAGIWQKYGVQIIGVDINAIETTEDREKFRLLMLKLGAGVCKGRTARSFLEGKEIAQEIGFPLVIRPSYTLGGTGGGFVNTPEEFDKALTAGLHASPVHEVLVEQSVMGWKEYELELLRDNNGNFVIICSIENFDPMGIHTGDSITVAPAMTLPDTLYQKMRDLSIRVMAGIGQFAGGCNIQFSVNPQTDDIIVIEVNPRVSRSSALASKATGYPIAKIAAKMAIGYNLDELMNPITGTTSAFFEPAIDYVIVKVPRWNFDKFPGADRSLGLQMKSVGETMGIGRNFQEALQKACQSLEIRRNGLGADGRELTDRAALTQSLQHPSWNRLFHIYDAFKAGMSFRTIQQLTKIDPWFLHQIEELIELEREIQQYDLEDLPPNLLRIAKQKGYADRQLAHLLSVKESKVYQYRQTHNIRRVFKCVDTCAAEFEAKTPYYYSTFNSEPPITLAEGVPVSDLPGNESIRSERPKIVVLGSGPNRIGQGIEFDYSCVHGVLAAKEAGYETIMINCNPETVSTDPDIADKLYFEPVFWEHVHAIIMHEKPVGVIVQLGGQTALKMAEKLTRYGIKIIGTSWEALDLAEDRGQFSSLLRDLEIPYPKFGTVRESEGALELSRELGFPLLVRPSYVLGGQNMKIVINEEELEQHVMKILQDIPDNNILLDHFLENAIEAEADAICDGEDVYIIGIMEHIEPAGIHSGDSYAVLPAFDLSENVIRQIEEHTRKIAVALRTVGLINIQFAIKDEVVYIIEANPRASRTVPFICKAYQEPYVNYATKVMLGDKKVKDFDFKPVKKGYAIKIPVFSFSKFPNVNKELGPEMKSTGEGIYFIDDLTDDFFLNVYAERNLYLSR; translated from the coding sequence ATGCCCAAAAACACTGCCATCCGTTCCGTACTCATTATTGGCTCCGGCCCTATTGTCATTGGTCAGGCGTGTGAGTTTGACTACGCTGGTTCGCAGGCCGCCCGATCCATCCGTGAGGAAGGGATTGAGGTTGCCCTGATCAACTCCAACCCGGCGACGATCATGACCGATCCGATCAATGCCGATTACGTGTACCTGCTGCCGCTGGAGAAGAAGTCGATCATCGAGATCCTGAAGAAACACCAGGAGATGGGTAAGCCCATCGATGCCGTTCTGCCAACGATGGGTGGGCAGACAGCGCTCAACCTGGCCATCGACTGCGACAAAGCCGGTATCTGGCAGAAATACGGCGTTCAGATCATTGGCGTCGACATCAACGCTATCGAGACGACCGAAGACCGGGAAAAATTCCGGTTGCTGATGCTCAAACTGGGTGCGGGCGTTTGTAAAGGCCGCACGGCACGCTCCTTCCTGGAAGGAAAGGAAATTGCCCAGGAAATTGGTTTTCCGCTGGTCATTCGTCCATCCTACACACTGGGCGGTACCGGGGGCGGCTTTGTAAACACCCCCGAAGAATTCGACAAGGCACTTACCGCCGGTCTGCATGCATCCCCCGTTCACGAAGTACTGGTGGAACAGAGCGTGATGGGCTGGAAAGAGTATGAACTGGAGCTGCTGCGCGACAACAACGGAAACTTCGTCATTATCTGCTCCATCGAGAACTTCGACCCGATGGGTATCCACACCGGTGACTCCATTACGGTAGCGCCGGCCATGACGCTGCCCGATACGCTTTATCAGAAAATGCGCGACCTGTCCATTCGGGTAATGGCTGGTATCGGACAGTTCGCGGGGGGCTGTAACATTCAGTTCTCGGTCAATCCGCAAACCGACGACATCATCGTTATTGAGGTAAATCCCCGCGTAAGCCGCTCGTCGGCGCTGGCGTCGAAAGCAACGGGCTACCCCATTGCGAAGATTGCCGCTAAAATGGCCATTGGCTATAACCTCGATGAGCTGATGAACCCCATCACGGGCACCACATCGGCTTTCTTCGAACCCGCTATCGACTACGTTATCGTTAAAGTACCCCGCTGGAACTTCGACAAGTTCCCGGGTGCCGACCGGTCGCTGGGCCTCCAGATGAAGTCGGTGGGCGAAACGATGGGAATCGGCCGTAACTTTCAGGAAGCCCTGCAGAAAGCGTGTCAGTCGCTCGAAATCCGGCGTAACGGACTCGGTGCCGATGGTCGTGAACTCACCGACCGGGCCGCGCTGACGCAGAGTCTACAGCATCCGAGCTGGAACCGTCTGTTTCATATCTACGACGCGTTCAAAGCGGGGATGTCGTTCCGTACCATACAGCAGCTTACCAAAATAGATCCCTGGTTCCTGCACCAGATCGAAGAATTGATCGAACTGGAACGCGAGATTCAGCAGTACGACCTCGAAGATCTGCCGCCGAACCTGCTCCGTATTGCCAAGCAGAAAGGCTATGCCGACCGGCAGCTGGCTCACCTGCTGAGCGTGAAAGAAAGTAAGGTGTATCAGTACCGGCAAACGCACAACATCCGCCGGGTATTCAAATGCGTCGATACCTGCGCGGCTGAGTTCGAAGCCAAAACGCCGTACTATTACTCGACGTTTAACAGCGAACCACCCATTACGCTTGCTGAGGGGGTTCCCGTATCCGATCTGCCCGGCAACGAGTCGATCCGTAGTGAGCGCCCCAAAATTGTGGTGCTTGGCTCCGGCCCCAACCGCATCGGACAGGGCATTGAGTTCGACTACTCCTGCGTCCACGGCGTACTGGCCGCTAAAGAAGCGGGCTACGAAACGATCATGATCAACTGCAATCCGGAAACGGTTTCGACCGACCCCGACATTGCCGATAAACTATACTTCGAACCCGTCTTCTGGGAGCACGTTCACGCCATCATCATGCACGAGAAGCCAGTGGGCGTTATTGTGCAGCTGGGAGGACAGACGGCCCTGAAAATGGCGGAGAAATTGACTCGCTACGGTATCAAAATCATTGGTACGAGCTGGGAAGCACTTGATCTGGCTGAAGACCGGGGCCAGTTTTCGAGCCTGCTCCGCGACCTGGAGATCCCGTATCCCAAATTCGGTACGGTGCGCGAGTCGGAAGGGGCGCTGGAGCTGTCGCGTGAATTAGGCTTCCCGCTGCTGGTTCGACCGAGCTACGTGCTGGGTGGGCAGAACATGAAGATCGTCATCAACGAAGAAGAGCTGGAGCAGCACGTGATGAAGATCCTGCAGGATATTCCCGACAACAACATTTTGCTCGATCACTTCCTGGAAAATGCCATCGAAGCCGAGGCCGACGCCATCTGCGACGGTGAAGATGTGTACATCATCGGGATCATGGAGCACATCGAACCGGCGGGTATTCACTCCGGCGATTCCTACGCGGTACTGCCCGCCTTCGACCTGAGCGAGAATGTAATCCGCCAGATCGAAGAGCACACCCGCAAGATTGCCGTAGCGCTACGTACCGTGGGCCTGATCAACATTCAGTTCGCGATCAAGGACGAGGTGGTCTACATCATTGAAGCCAACCCCCGCGCCAGCCGTACCGTACCGTTCATCTGCAAAGCGTATCAGGAACCTTACGTCAACTACGCCACCAAGGTGATGCTGGGCGACAAGAAGGTGAAAGATTTCGATTTCAAACCGGTTAAGAAAGGATACGCCATTAAGATTCCGGTGTTCTCGTTCAGCAAATTCCCGAACGTAAACAAGGAACTCGGTCCCGAAATGAAATCGACCGGCGAAGGCATCTACTTCATCGATGACCTGACCGACGATTTCTTCCTGAATGTCTACGCCGAACGGAACCTGTACCTAAGCCGATAG